One region of Marivirga arenosa genomic DNA includes:
- the nth gene encoding endonuclease III, with amino-acid sequence MTRKERYESFLEYFSENQPQAETELNYENPYQLLVAVILSAQCTDKRVNMVTPALFEAFPTPEHLANAHFDEVLPYIKSVTFMNNKTKHLIGMAKILVEDFNSEVPEKVEDLQKMPGVGRKTANVIASVVFNKAAMAVDTHVFRVSKRLGLVNQNAKTPLEVEKTLIKHIPAEYVHVAHHWLILHGRYVCVARKPKCEECKITHFCRYFEKNKPLENQL; translated from the coding sequence ATGACACGCAAAGAACGCTACGAATCATTTTTAGAATATTTTTCTGAAAACCAGCCACAGGCAGAAACGGAATTGAATTATGAAAATCCGTATCAGTTGCTTGTGGCTGTTATTTTATCAGCTCAGTGTACTGATAAAAGAGTAAACATGGTTACACCAGCTCTTTTTGAGGCCTTCCCTACTCCTGAGCATTTAGCTAACGCACATTTTGATGAAGTTTTACCTTATATAAAAAGCGTGACCTTCATGAATAATAAAACCAAGCATTTAATTGGTATGGCCAAAATTCTGGTAGAAGATTTCAATTCAGAGGTGCCAGAAAAAGTTGAAGATTTACAAAAAATGCCAGGTGTTGGTAGAAAAACAGCAAATGTTATTGCTTCAGTAGTCTTTAATAAAGCTGCAATGGCCGTTGATACACATGTTTTCAGAGTCTCAAAGCGATTGGGCTTGGTAAATCAAAATGCTAAAACCCCACTTGAAGTAGAAAAAACTCTTATTAAGCATATTCCTGCTGAATATGTACATGTGGCACATCATTGGCTAATTTTACATGGTAGATATGTTTGTGTAGCAAGAAAACCAAAATGCGAGGAATGTAAGATCACACATTTCTGTAGATATTTCGAAAAGAATAAACCTTTAGAAAACCAACTATAA
- a CDS encoding RNA polymerase sigma factor, producing the protein MNNQKTMLEDSKLVSQYINGNEVAFEELVNRHKSRIFTTIYMIVKDQYVAEDLMQEVFIKAIRTLKSGRYNEEGKFLPWILRIAHNLAIDKFRKNKRYPTIVMDDGNSVFETLEFAEGTFEDIQMKKDVHKSLRKLIQELPEAQKQVLIMRHYMDMSFKEISDQTGVSINTALGRMRYALINLRKKMQQYNIAYDQNFYS; encoded by the coding sequence ATGAATAATCAAAAAACAATGCTGGAAGACAGTAAATTGGTGAGCCAGTATATCAATGGTAATGAAGTAGCGTTTGAAGAATTAGTAAACCGCCACAAATCAAGAATTTTCACTACTATCTACATGATCGTGAAGGATCAGTATGTAGCTGAAGATTTAATGCAAGAAGTTTTCATAAAAGCTATACGAACTTTAAAATCTGGTCGTTATAACGAGGAAGGTAAATTTTTGCCCTGGATTTTAAGGATTGCACATAATTTAGCAATTGATAAGTTCAGGAAAAATAAAAGATACCCTACCATCGTTATGGATGATGGAAACAGTGTATTCGAAACCCTCGAATTTGCAGAAGGCACTTTTGAGGACATCCAAATGAAGAAAGATGTACATAAATCGCTTCGTAAATTGATACAGGAGTTACCTGAAGCTCAAAAGCAAGTTTTAATTATGCGTCATTATATGGACATGAGCTTTAAGGAAATTTCGGATCAGACAGGCGTAAGCATCAATACTGCATTAGGAAGAATGCGCTATGCCCTCATTAATTTGAGGAAAAAGATGCAACAATATAATATAGCCTATGACCAAAATTTTTACTCATGA
- a CDS encoding ECF-type sigma factor — protein sequence MVNTGEITQLLVKVNNGDLDAYNKIFPVVYNELRHIAHRIRFQYFGIETMNTTAIVHEAYLKIINSEADWNSRAHFYGVAGKAMRHILLNAARRKKAIKRGRDAQHICFEEWEEKINLSVDCSEELLNLDEILNELEKKDSKQVKLVECRFFANMTIEETAIVLDVSPSTVKRNWQVIKAWIYSQIQSKKIA from the coding sequence ATGGTGAATACAGGAGAAATAACGCAATTATTGGTAAAAGTAAACAATGGAGATTTGGATGCTTATAATAAAATCTTTCCTGTTGTTTATAATGAACTTCGTCATATAGCACACAGGATAAGATTTCAATATTTTGGAATCGAAACTATGAATACTACCGCGATAGTTCATGAAGCCTATTTAAAAATAATTAATTCTGAGGCAGATTGGAATAGCCGTGCTCATTTCTATGGTGTTGCAGGAAAAGCAATGCGTCATATCTTATTAAATGCTGCTAGAAGAAAAAAAGCAATTAAAAGAGGTAGAGATGCACAGCACATTTGTTTTGAAGAATGGGAAGAAAAAATCAATCTATCTGTAGATTGCTCTGAAGAGTTATTGAATCTTGACGAGATTCTCAACGAATTAGAAAAAAAAGATAGTAAGCAAGTGAAATTAGTAGAGTGTAGGTTTTTTGCTAATATGACTATTGAAGAAACTGCCATAGTTCTTGATGTTTCACCTTCCACTGTTAAGAGAAACTGGCAAGTAATAAAAGCATGGATCTACAGCCAGATTCAATCTAAGAAAATAGCTTAA
- a CDS encoding protein kinase domain-containing protein translates to MGYSWSELETIFQTALKLPEKDRIEYVKNQAEGNSKLEQTVLSMLKESENANHYFDKLQVDIAQGFEERKEDIFNIGDIIDKYVIKEKLGEGGMSQVYLAERNDQQYDQLVAIKCFSISNEKHDLFKNFQKERQFLAKLNHPNIAHILDGGVTDHDIHYIIMEYVDGMPLVDYINHNNFDLKSKLKIFKKVCNAINYAHNHLILHLDIKPSNVYVNKEGSIKLLDFGIAQKIGEPLADRYFLASPLYASPEQIKNKTISVASDIYQLGILLHQILSGKLPFKSRENSLKSNKELILSQDSIDKELLSIIKNCLKENPDERYLSVSSLIQDIDFFLDNKAIAVHSKSVFYQGKKFFIRNKIKMSLAILLLISMTMGIIFTSHQAEIAKKNELKAKKTSEFLLDIFNNANPNLTKGSLTVKEILDNSTKSIENKFDEREFKLTLYAQLIDIYTNVYLWEDSKKLAEKVLTDYTDLYNYSSLIIMSNLASNYRELSEYKKADSVFSKIVSSFEIIPVTPEFKVENYLAYGKLKQIESNYDSALQLIHKADSITKMRKTRPKEAADIFNHYASVYKDLSKYDTALSFQKKAINTISDIDGPEYQNSLSIYYNNQGNIYEKLSLYDSAILAFENSIQRKRQIQSKPNLDLAITYSNLGGAYYKKEAYDSASKYLNTAITIFSIELEPDNNFIISSRYSLANIYYSQQQFKKAFEEYKLILQADTNNFGSEHPYVADDYISLANCQREMGELNKALKNLKRAEVIINNKFDKSHQKTSYLNNKFGMLYEAMENYTLAQLYYQQSYDLAFQYLGSDHRYTKLYKEDVERVSKIIKASIKNM, encoded by the coding sequence ATGGGGTATTCCTGGAGTGAGTTAGAAACGATCTTCCAAACTGCATTAAAGTTACCCGAAAAAGATCGTATAGAATACGTGAAAAATCAAGCTGAGGGTAATTCTAAATTAGAGCAGACTGTATTATCAATGCTGAAGGAGTCTGAAAATGCCAATCACTATTTTGATAAGCTTCAAGTAGATATAGCGCAAGGTTTTGAGGAAAGGAAAGAGGATATTTTTAACATTGGTGATATAATTGATAAATATGTTATAAAAGAAAAATTAGGTGAAGGAGGGATGAGTCAGGTTTATCTGGCTGAGAGAAATGATCAACAATATGATCAACTAGTAGCTATAAAATGTTTTTCAATTTCTAATGAGAAGCACGATTTATTTAAAAATTTCCAAAAAGAACGCCAATTTCTTGCCAAGCTGAACCACCCAAATATTGCCCATATTCTTGATGGAGGTGTAACAGATCATGATATACACTACATCATTATGGAATATGTAGATGGGATGCCATTAGTTGACTATATCAATCATAATAATTTTGATCTTAAGAGTAAGTTAAAAATTTTTAAAAAGGTATGTAATGCAATTAATTATGCTCATAACCATTTAATTCTTCATTTAGATATAAAACCTTCAAATGTTTATGTGAATAAGGAAGGAAGCATAAAGTTATTAGATTTTGGCATTGCGCAAAAAATAGGAGAACCACTAGCTGATCGATATTTTTTGGCTTCGCCACTTTATGCATCACCAGAACAAATTAAGAATAAAACTATAAGCGTAGCTTCTGATATCTATCAACTCGGGATATTATTGCATCAAATACTTTCAGGAAAATTACCCTTTAAATCGAGAGAAAACAGTTTAAAATCAAATAAGGAATTAATTCTTTCTCAAGATAGCATTGACAAAGAATTACTATCTATTATAAAGAATTGTTTAAAGGAAAATCCTGATGAGCGTTATCTTTCTGTTTCAAGTTTAATTCAAGATATAGATTTCTTTTTGGATAATAAGGCAATTGCAGTTCATAGTAAATCAGTCTTTTATCAAGGAAAAAAGTTTTTTATAAGAAATAAAATAAAAATGTCTTTAGCGATTCTGCTTCTGATATCTATGACAATGGGAATAATTTTTACCTCTCATCAAGCAGAAATAGCAAAGAAAAATGAATTAAAAGCGAAAAAGACTAGTGAATTTTTATTGGACATATTTAATAATGCAAACCCAAATTTGACTAAAGGAAGCTTGACGGTTAAGGAAATCTTAGATAATAGTACAAAAAGTATTGAAAATAAATTTGATGAAAGAGAGTTCAAATTGACCTTATATGCTCAACTTATTGATATTTACACGAATGTGTATTTGTGGGAAGATTCCAAAAAGTTAGCGGAGAAAGTACTAACTGATTATACGGATCTTTATAATTATTCTTCCCTGATAATCATGAGTAATTTAGCTTCGAATTACAGAGAATTATCAGAATACAAGAAGGCGGATTCAGTTTTTTCTAAGATTGTTAGCAGCTTTGAAATTATTCCAGTAACACCAGAATTTAAGGTTGAAAATTATTTAGCTTATGGAAAATTAAAACAGATCGAAAGTAATTATGATTCAGCATTACAACTAATTCATAAAGCGGATTCTATTACTAAGATGAGGAAAACTAGACCTAAAGAAGCAGCAGATATTTTTAACCATTATGCCTCAGTTTATAAAGATCTGTCGAAGTATGATACAGCTTTAAGTTTTCAGAAAAAAGCAATAAATACCATCAGTGACATTGATGGGCCTGAATACCAAAACTCATTATCCATTTATTATAATAATCAAGGGAATATCTATGAAAAGCTTTCATTATATGATTCAGCAATTCTAGCTTTTGAGAATTCAATTCAACGCAAAAGGCAAATTCAATCAAAACCTAACTTAGATTTGGCAATTACCTATAGTAACTTAGGGGGGGCGTATTATAAGAAAGAAGCCTATGACAGTGCTTCAAAATATTTGAATACTGCAATTACAATATTCAGTATTGAATTAGAGCCTGACAATAATTTCATAATTTCTTCTCGCTATTCTCTTGCCAACATCTATTATAGCCAACAACAGTTTAAGAAAGCCTTTGAAGAATATAAATTAATACTCCAAGCAGACACTAACAATTTTGGATCTGAACACCCCTACGTGGCAGATGATTATATTTCTTTGGCTAATTGCCAAAGGGAGATGGGAGAATTAAATAAGGCACTAAAGAACCTGAAGAGAGCGGAAGTCATAATAAATAATAAATTTGATAAATCGCATCAAAAAACATCATACCTAAATAATAAATTTGGGATGTTGTATGAAGCTATGGAGAATTATACTTTAGCTCAGTTGTACTATCAACAATCATATGATTTAGCTTTTCAATATTTAGGTTCAGATCACCGCTATACAAAACTTTACAAAGAAGATGTTGAACGGGTGTCTAAAATCATCAAAGCATCTATCAAGAATATGTAA
- the crtD gene encoding 1-hydroxycarotenoid 3,4-desaturase CrtD has protein sequence MKAVIIGAGIGGIATSIRLAKKGYEVEVYEQNSYPGGKLSVFEQDGFRFDAGPSLFTLPELVDDLVSLQEDSEDIDFPYKKLDESCRYFWEDGKRLTAYTDPEKFGQEVEKVFGVPPKVIVDYIKNAEFKYEKSARIFLEKSLHKRSTFLSKEILPALLNIYKFGLFKSMNQVNKKALKHPKLVQLFNRFATYNGSDPYQAPGILTSIANLELNKGTFYPQNGMFQITETLLKVAESLSVKFNYNSRVEQILIKEGKAVGIINNGEKILADLVVSNMDIYPTYRKLLSDQKQPEKILKQERSSSALIFYWGINKGFDELGLHNIFFSEDYEKEFNHIFQKKTIVDDPTIYVNITSKHTPSDAPKGKENWFVMVNVPSNSGQNWDELIPIIKESVIKKLNRILGTDLENLIKTESILEPRTIESKTSSYGGALYGSSSNNQFSAFLRHPNFHQKIKNLYFSGGSVHPGGGIPLCLLSAKIIDDLSPAAK, from the coding sequence ATGAAAGCTGTAATTATAGGTGCTGGAATTGGTGGAATCGCAACTTCTATCCGCTTAGCTAAAAAAGGGTATGAAGTAGAAGTTTATGAACAAAATAGCTACCCTGGGGGTAAGTTATCAGTTTTTGAGCAAGATGGTTTTCGCTTTGACGCAGGCCCTTCTTTGTTTACTTTACCAGAACTTGTAGATGATTTGGTGTCTTTACAAGAGGATTCAGAAGATATTGATTTTCCCTATAAGAAATTAGATGAATCGTGTAGATATTTTTGGGAAGATGGGAAGAGGTTGACTGCTTATACAGATCCAGAAAAGTTTGGCCAAGAGGTTGAAAAAGTTTTTGGTGTTCCTCCTAAGGTAATTGTAGACTACATAAAAAATGCAGAATTTAAATATGAAAAGTCTGCGAGGATATTTTTAGAAAAATCATTACATAAGCGCTCTACCTTTTTATCAAAAGAGATTCTTCCTGCCTTGTTGAATATATATAAGTTTGGACTTTTTAAAAGTATGAATCAGGTCAATAAAAAGGCATTAAAACACCCTAAATTGGTTCAGCTTTTTAATCGATTTGCAACCTATAATGGTTCTGATCCTTATCAGGCTCCAGGCATTCTAACTTCAATAGCAAATTTGGAATTGAATAAGGGCACATTCTATCCACAAAATGGTATGTTTCAAATAACGGAAACGTTATTAAAAGTAGCTGAAAGCCTTTCTGTTAAATTTAACTATAATTCCAGAGTAGAGCAGATTCTTATAAAAGAAGGTAAGGCAGTTGGAATCATTAATAATGGGGAGAAAATACTTGCTGATTTAGTAGTAAGTAATATGGATATTTACCCTACTTACCGAAAGCTGCTATCTGATCAAAAACAACCTGAGAAAATATTAAAACAAGAAAGGAGTAGTTCAGCCCTCATTTTTTATTGGGGTATAAATAAGGGTTTTGATGAGCTCGGTTTACATAATATATTTTTTAGTGAAGATTATGAGAAAGAATTTAATCATATCTTTCAAAAGAAAACAATTGTGGATGATCCTACGATTTATGTTAACATCACATCTAAGCATACACCCTCTGATGCACCCAAAGGAAAAGAAAATTGGTTCGTAATGGTAAATGTACCTTCAAACAGTGGGCAAAATTGGGATGAGTTAATTCCAATAATAAAAGAATCAGTTATTAAAAAGCTAAATAGAATTTTAGGTACAGATCTGGAAAATCTAATCAAAACTGAAAGTATTCTTGAGCCTAGGACTATAGAAAGTAAAACTTCCTCTTATGGTGGAGCACTTTATGGAAGTAGTTCTAACAATCAATTTTCAGCATTTTTAAGGCATCCGAATTTCCATCAAAAAATTAAAAACTTGTATTTTTCTGGGGGTAGCGTACACCCAGGTGGAGGCATTCCTTTATGTTTACTTTCAGCTAAAATTATTGATGACTTAAGTCCAGCTGCAAAATGA
- a CDS encoding carotenoid biosynthesis protein, producing the protein MKKTSVLNFIEKIRDRPLIGIIIISAFYFFGIIGIISPYQDWFIEKTAFNLMLSFLIVILYQQSHDLRLISAIIFCYVIGFFAEFLGVNYGLIFGNYYYPDTLGPQLKGVPLIIGINWFIITFCVGAVIFRLSKIPLVVKVLLATVLTVLIDVLIEPVAMKIDFWNWSNNEVPFQNYLGWAVISLLIFSFYALIKIPFKNIVAVVLLIWQILFFGVLNLFLDVI; encoded by the coding sequence ATGAAAAAAACATCAGTTCTGAACTTTATTGAAAAAATAAGAGATAGGCCTTTAATTGGTATAATAATCATTTCTGCTTTTTACTTTTTCGGTATTATTGGAATTATATCCCCCTATCAAGATTGGTTTATTGAGAAAACTGCGTTCAACTTAATGTTGTCATTTTTGATAGTGATTTTATATCAACAAAGTCATGATTTACGGTTAATATCAGCTATTATCTTTTGTTATGTTATTGGCTTCTTTGCTGAATTTTTAGGAGTTAATTATGGGTTGATTTTCGGTAATTATTATTACCCAGATACTCTAGGTCCACAATTAAAAGGAGTTCCTTTAATTATTGGTATAAATTGGTTTATCATCACTTTTTGTGTTGGAGCAGTGATATTTAGATTGTCAAAAATCCCTTTGGTAGTTAAAGTTTTATTGGCTACAGTTTTAACTGTTTTAATAGATGTTTTGATAGAACCGGTTGCCATGAAAATTGATTTTTGGAATTGGAGTAATAATGAGGTGCCTTTTCAGAATTATTTAGGTTGGGCCGTTATTTCCTTGCTGATTTTTTCTTTTTATGCCTTAATTAAAATTCCATTTAAGAACATTGTGGCAGTTGTTTTACTTATTTGGCAGATTTTATTTTTTGGTGTGTTAAATCTGTTTCTAGATGTAATTTGA